One genomic region from Frateuria soli encodes:
- the truB gene encoding tRNA pseudouridine(55) synthase TruB, with protein MAKASRNLRGIRLGLRDLHGILLLDKPLGMSSNQALQAARRLLRAAKGGHTGALDPLATGLLPLCFGEGTKIAGMLLGSRKAYLAECRLGITTTTADLEGEVVEQRAVPALDDAAIEQALASLRGRIMQVPPAYSALKQGGEPLYVKARRGESVDVPPREVEIHRLELMAHEGDRLQLMVECGSGTYIRSLAVDLGERLGCGAHLTALRRLWVEPFREPAMVTLAELEQAAGQGEAAAEALLLPLAAGLADLPALALDEQQACAVTRGQQIPWPGSPEQGRSAAFDPDGRLLALVEPDPAGRIRVLRGFNLPGP; from the coding sequence ATGGCGAAAGCGAGTCGTAACCTCCGCGGCATCCGCCTGGGCCTGCGCGACCTGCACGGCATCCTGCTGCTCGACAAGCCGCTGGGCATGAGCTCGAACCAGGCTCTGCAGGCCGCACGGCGGTTGCTGCGCGCCGCCAAGGGCGGGCACACGGGAGCGCTCGATCCGCTGGCTACCGGCCTGCTGCCGCTGTGTTTCGGCGAGGGCACCAAGATCGCCGGCATGCTGCTGGGCTCGCGCAAGGCGTATCTGGCGGAGTGCCGGCTGGGGATCACCACCACCACGGCGGACCTGGAGGGCGAGGTGGTCGAGCAGCGGGCCGTTCCGGCGCTGGACGACGCTGCCATCGAGCAGGCGCTTGCCTCGTTGCGCGGGCGCATCATGCAGGTCCCGCCGGCGTATTCGGCTCTCAAGCAGGGCGGCGAGCCGCTGTACGTGAAAGCCCGCCGTGGCGAATCCGTGGACGTACCGCCGCGCGAGGTGGAAATCCACCGCCTGGAGCTGATGGCGCACGAAGGCGACCGGCTGCAGCTCATGGTCGAATGCGGCTCCGGCACCTACATCCGCAGCCTGGCGGTGGACCTTGGCGAGCGGCTCGGTTGCGGGGCGCACCTGACCGCGTTGCGGCGGTTGTGGGTCGAGCCGTTCCGCGAGCCGGCCATGGTTACGCTCGCGGAACTGGAACAGGCCGCCGGGCAGGGCGAGGCCGCCGCGGAGGCATTGCTGCTGCCGCTGGCGGCCGGCCTGGCGGACCTGCCGGCGCTGGCGCTTGACGAGCAGCAGGCGTGCGCCGTAACCCGGGGGCAACAGATCCCCTGGCCTGGCAGCCCGGAGCAGGGGCGCAGTGCGGCCTTCGATCCGGATGGTCGCCTGCTGGCGCTGGTGGAGCCGGACCCGGCCGGCCGTATCCGCGTCTTGCGCGGGTTCAACCTGCCCGGTCCATGA
- the rbfA gene encoding 30S ribosome-binding factor RbfA, with the protein MPSRDFKRTDRVGAELRRELGLLVHAAVRDHALPSVSVSDVEVTRDLDWATVWVTALQPERATEAVKALNELAIEFRRTLSRSMRLRRVPEMRFKYDDSVDKSERIERLLRDSGDIQPTTDGESES; encoded by the coding sequence ATGCCCTCACGCGACTTCAAACGCACCGACCGCGTAGGCGCCGAGCTCCGCCGCGAGCTGGGCCTGCTGGTGCACGCCGCCGTGCGCGACCACGCGCTGCCTTCGGTCAGCGTGTCCGACGTGGAGGTCACCCGCGACCTGGACTGGGCCACCGTATGGGTGACCGCGCTGCAGCCGGAGCGTGCCACCGAAGCGGTCAAGGCACTCAACGAACTGGCGATCGAGTTCCGTCGCACGCTTTCGCGCAGCATGCGCCTGCGGCGGGTCCCGGAAATGCGCTTCAAGTACGACGACTCGGTCGACAAGAGCGAGCGGATCGAGCGCCTGCTGCGCGATTCCGGCGATATCCAGCCCACTACCGATGGCGAAAGCGAGTCGTAA
- the infB gene encoding translation initiation factor IF-2: MSDVTIKQLAQVLGMPVTKLLGQLGEAGMNFSDPEQVISSTEKVKLLGFLRRTHGKSEATAEVEDSSPRQITLKRRKVSELKVAAPGGRGAASSAKTVNVEVRAKRTYVKRSVIAEEASNEPEREEAARKLAESQQQREHEERERLEAEQRRQDEALRAQEEQQRQAAEATRLAAEQAAASAPSEPAQEPVAEVEAPAADTAKAAAPAPASAPSGGVTDHSTFGMIVPRIHEPRKREKKVVVAPAPAPAPAPAPAAPAENRGAKARYGRDRDEGPGGKRFAGGELHLSDADRARRSSKRGKPGKGGRDMVRGGAGTSSGPHGFSRPTAPVVREVAVGEANVVADLAQKMAVKGSEVVKALFKMGVMATINQTIDRDTATLVVEELGHTPVEASENNAEAALAAHTQNAELEGERSARPPVVTIMGHVDHGKTSLLDYIRRTKVAAGEAGGITQHIGAYHVETPKGVITFLDTPGHAAFTAMRARGAQSTDIVVLVVAADDGVMPQTAEAVQHARAAKVPLIVALNKMDKSDANPDHVKQGLGNLEVIPEEWGGDTPFVPVSAKTGMGIDELLDAVSVQAEVMELTAVHDGPASGVVIESSLDKGRGPVATVLVQQGTLKRGDFVVCGVEYGRMRALVDENGKTVQEAGPSIPVQVLGLSGVPEAGDDFVVVADERLAREVAAERQQKRRETRMVSKANRLEDIMAQMGQGAEQQTLNILVKADVQGSVQALRDSLSQIGNENVKVNVIAAGVGGITESDATLAAASKALVIGFNVRADASARKVIDTAGLDVRYFSIIYDVIDQVKQAASGLLGMEVREEIIGVAQVREVFRSSKFGAVAGCMVTEGTVKRNKPIRVLRDNTVIFQGELESLRRFKELVDEVRNGMECGIAVKQYNDVKVGDQIECFERIEVARTL; this comes from the coding sequence ATGTCGGATGTAACGATCAAACAACTCGCCCAGGTGCTGGGCATGCCGGTAACCAAGCTGCTCGGGCAGCTGGGCGAGGCTGGCATGAATTTCTCCGATCCGGAGCAGGTCATCAGCAGCACCGAGAAGGTGAAGCTGCTGGGCTTCCTGCGCCGCACGCACGGCAAGAGCGAGGCCACCGCCGAGGTGGAGGACAGCTCGCCGCGCCAGATCACCCTCAAGCGCCGCAAGGTGAGCGAGCTCAAGGTTGCCGCGCCCGGCGGGCGCGGTGCCGCCAGCAGCGCCAAGACGGTCAACGTGGAAGTGCGCGCCAAGCGCACCTACGTCAAGCGCAGCGTGATCGCCGAGGAAGCCAGCAACGAGCCCGAGCGCGAGGAAGCCGCGCGCAAGCTGGCCGAGTCGCAACAGCAGCGCGAGCACGAGGAGCGCGAGCGCCTGGAGGCCGAACAGCGCCGCCAGGACGAAGCCCTTCGCGCGCAGGAAGAACAGCAGCGCCAGGCGGCCGAGGCCACTCGTCTGGCCGCCGAGCAGGCCGCCGCCAGCGCGCCGAGCGAGCCGGCGCAGGAGCCGGTGGCTGAAGTCGAGGCCCCCGCGGCCGACACGGCCAAGGCCGCCGCACCCGCCCCGGCGTCGGCGCCTTCTGGCGGTGTCACCGACCACAGCACGTTCGGCATGATCGTGCCGCGTATCCACGAGCCGCGGAAGCGCGAGAAGAAGGTCGTCGTCGCTCCCGCGCCGGCGCCCGCACCGGCACCGGCGCCCGCCGCCCCGGCCGAGAACCGCGGGGCCAAGGCGCGTTATGGCCGCGACCGCGACGAAGGTCCCGGTGGCAAGCGCTTTGCCGGCGGCGAGCTTCACCTGTCCGATGCCGATCGCGCGCGCCGTTCCAGCAAGCGTGGCAAGCCCGGCAAGGGCGGTCGCGACATGGTCCGCGGCGGCGCAGGTACTTCCTCCGGTCCCCATGGCTTCTCGCGTCCCACCGCGCCGGTCGTGCGCGAGGTGGCGGTCGGTGAGGCGAACGTGGTCGCCGACCTGGCGCAGAAGATGGCGGTCAAGGGTTCGGAGGTGGTCAAGGCGCTCTTCAAGATGGGCGTGATGGCCACCATCAACCAGACCATCGACCGCGATACCGCGACGCTGGTGGTCGAGGAACTGGGCCACACGCCGGTCGAAGCGAGCGAGAACAACGCCGAGGCTGCACTGGCCGCGCACACGCAGAACGCCGAGCTCGAAGGCGAGAGGTCGGCACGTCCGCCGGTGGTCACCATCATGGGCCACGTCGACCACGGCAAGACCTCGCTGCTGGACTACATCCGCCGCACCAAGGTCGCGGCGGGCGAGGCCGGCGGCATCACGCAGCACATCGGCGCGTACCACGTGGAAACGCCCAAGGGCGTGATCACCTTCCTCGACACCCCGGGCCACGCCGCGTTCACCGCGATGCGCGCCCGCGGCGCGCAGTCCACCGACATCGTGGTGCTGGTGGTCGCCGCCGACGACGGCGTGATGCCGCAGACGGCCGAGGCCGTGCAGCATGCGCGCGCCGCCAAGGTGCCGCTGATCGTGGCGCTCAACAAGATGGACAAGTCCGACGCCAACCCGGACCACGTCAAACAGGGCCTGGGCAACCTGGAAGTGATTCCCGAAGAGTGGGGTGGCGATACCCCGTTCGTGCCCGTCTCGGCCAAGACCGGCATGGGCATCGACGAGCTGCTCGACGCGGTGTCGGTGCAGGCCGAGGTCATGGAACTGACGGCCGTGCATGACGGCCCGGCGTCCGGCGTCGTGATCGAATCGAGCCTGGACAAGGGGCGCGGTCCCGTTGCCACCGTGCTGGTGCAGCAGGGCACGTTGAAGCGCGGCGACTTCGTGGTCTGCGGCGTGGAGTACGGCCGCATGCGCGCGCTGGTCGACGAGAACGGCAAGACCGTGCAGGAGGCCGGTCCGTCGATCCCGGTACAGGTGCTGGGTCTTTCCGGCGTGCCGGAAGCGGGCGACGACTTCGTGGTGGTGGCCGACGAGCGCCTGGCGCGCGAAGTGGCCGCCGAGCGCCAGCAGAAGCGCCGCGAGACGCGCATGGTCAGCAAGGCCAACCGCCTCGAGGACATCATGGCGCAGATGGGCCAGGGCGCCGAGCAGCAGACGCTCAACATCCTGGTCAAGGCCGACGTGCAGGGTTCGGTGCAGGCCTTGCGCGACTCGCTGAGCCAGATCGGCAACGAGAACGTGAAGGTCAACGTGATTGCCGCCGGGGTCGGTGGCATCACCGAGTCCGACGCGACGCTCGCGGCCGCATCGAAGGCGCTGGTCATCGGCTTCAACGTCCGCGCCGACGCCTCGGCGCGCAAGGTGATCGACACCGCTGGCCTGGATGTCCGCTACTTCTCGATCATCTATGACGTCATCGACCAGGTGAAGCAGGCCGCATCCGGTCTGCTGGGCATGGAAGTGCGCGAGGAGATCATCGGCGTGGCGCAGGTGCGCGAGGTGTTCCGCAGCTCCAAGTTCGGCGCGGTGGCCGGCTGCATGGTCACCGAGGGCACGGTCAAGCGGAACAAGCCGATCCGCGTGCTGCGCGACAACACGGTGATCTTCCAGGGCGAGCTGGAATCGCTGCGCCGCTTCAAGGAACTGGTCGACGAAGTGCGCAACGGCATGGAGTGCGGTATCGCCGTGAAGCAGTACAACGACGTCAAGGTCGGCGACCAGATCGAGTGCTTCGAGCGCATCGAAGTGGCAAGGACGCTGTAA
- the nusA gene encoding transcription termination factor NusA — translation MSKELLLVVDAVANEKGVPREVIFEAMEAALASAAKKRYPEEDPDIRVAIDRQSGDYETFRRWEVIADDGEMESPFHQLRLMDAVDEKADSQVGDFIEQQIENAEFGRIAAQAAKQVIVQRVREAERQQVVDAYKDRVGELITGIVKRVERGNVYLDLGGNAEAFIPRDRTIPRESARVGDRVRGYLYEVRSEVRGPQLFVSRAAPEFMIELFKLEVPEVGQGLVEIKGCARDPGDRAKIAVIAHDNRTDPIGACIGMRGSRVQAVSNELNGERVDIILWHENQAQFVINAMAPAEVQSIIMDEEKHSMDIAVAEDKLSQAIGRGGQNVRLASKLTGWQLNVMTQDQVTAKSEAEQQAARQLFMDKLEVDEEIANILVQEGFSSVEEIAYVPSAELLAVEGFDEDIVEELRARARDALLTEALAVEEGIAEPTEELLGLPGMDETTAYALAAREISTVDDLADLAVDDLIDIEGMDEERAAALIMAARAPMIERLEKGG, via the coding sequence ATGAGCAAAGAACTGTTGCTGGTCGTCGATGCGGTCGCCAATGAAAAGGGCGTGCCGCGCGAGGTGATCTTCGAGGCGATGGAGGCCGCGCTGGCCTCCGCCGCCAAGAAGCGCTATCCGGAGGAAGATCCGGACATCCGCGTTGCGATCGACCGTCAGAGCGGCGACTACGAGACGTTCCGGCGCTGGGAAGTCATCGCCGACGACGGCGAAATGGAATCCCCCTTCCACCAGCTGCGTCTGATGGACGCGGTGGACGAGAAGGCGGATTCGCAGGTTGGCGACTTCATCGAGCAGCAGATCGAAAACGCCGAGTTCGGCCGGATTGCCGCGCAGGCCGCCAAGCAGGTGATCGTGCAGCGCGTGCGCGAGGCCGAGCGCCAGCAGGTGGTCGACGCCTACAAGGACCGCGTGGGCGAGCTGATCACCGGCATCGTCAAGCGCGTCGAGCGCGGCAACGTGTATCTGGACCTGGGCGGCAACGCCGAGGCCTTCATTCCGCGTGACAGGACGATTCCGCGCGAGTCGGCCCGCGTCGGCGACCGCGTGCGCGGTTACCTCTACGAGGTGCGTTCGGAGGTTCGCGGGCCGCAGCTGTTCGTCTCGCGCGCCGCGCCGGAATTCATGATCGAGCTGTTCAAGCTCGAGGTGCCGGAGGTCGGCCAGGGCCTGGTCGAGATCAAGGGCTGTGCCCGTGATCCGGGCGACCGCGCCAAGATCGCCGTGATCGCCCATGACAACCGCACCGATCCCATCGGCGCCTGCATCGGCATGCGCGGCTCGCGCGTGCAGGCGGTGTCGAACGAGCTCAACGGCGAGCGCGTGGACATCATCCTGTGGCACGAGAACCAGGCGCAGTTCGTGATCAACGCGATGGCGCCGGCCGAAGTGCAGTCCATCATCATGGACGAGGAGAAGCACTCGATGGACATCGCGGTGGCCGAGGACAAGCTGTCCCAGGCCATCGGCCGCGGTGGCCAGAACGTGCGCCTGGCCAGCAAGCTCACCGGTTGGCAGCTCAACGTGATGACCCAGGACCAGGTCACCGCCAAGAGCGAGGCCGAGCAGCAGGCCGCGCGCCAGCTGTTCATGGACAAGCTGGAAGTCGACGAGGAGATCGCCAATATCCTGGTGCAGGAAGGCTTCTCCAGCGTCGAGGAAATCGCCTATGTGCCGAGCGCCGAGCTGCTGGCGGTCGAAGGTTTCGACGAGGACATCGTCGAGGAACTTCGCGCCCGCGCCCGCGACGCGCTGCTCACCGAGGCGCTGGCGGTGGAAGAAGGCATCGCCGAGCCGACCGAGGAACTGCTCGGCCTGCCCGGGATGGACGAGACCACCGCCTATGCGTTGGCTGCACGTGAAATCAGTACGGTGGACGACTTGGCCGACCTCGCGGTCGACGACCTGATCGACATCGAAGGCATGGACGAGGAGCGCGCTGCCGCGTTGATCATGGCGGCGCGCGCGCCCATGATCGAGCGACTGGAGAAGGGCGGCTAA
- the rimP gene encoding ribosome maturation factor RimP: MDTQALAQRFTEVLADLGLECLGVEFSPSQGQSTLRVYLDVLDHAEGREVTLDDCEAASRELSAMLDVEDPIPGHYVLEVSSPGIDRPLFTAGQFARVAGQEVKVLLKAPIEGRRRLRGRLVAVDGDRLTFEAEGKTFEFDHDAVESARVVPDWAALGYVPQPKPGGRKPAKKTGE, from the coding sequence ATGGATACGCAGGCACTGGCACAACGCTTCACCGAGGTTCTGGCCGATCTGGGCCTGGAATGCCTCGGCGTGGAGTTCTCCCCGTCGCAGGGGCAGAGTACCCTGCGCGTCTACCTGGACGTGCTCGACCACGCCGAGGGCCGCGAAGTCACGCTGGACGATTGCGAGGCGGCCAGCCGCGAACTGTCGGCGATGCTGGACGTGGAGGATCCGATCCCGGGCCACTACGTGCTCGAGGTTTCCTCGCCGGGCATCGACCGGCCGCTGTTCACGGCCGGGCAGTTTGCGCGGGTCGCGGGCCAGGAAGTGAAGGTGCTCCTCAAGGCGCCGATCGAGGGCCGTCGCCGCCTGCGCGGCAGGCTGGTCGCGGTGGATGGCGACAGGCTGACCTTCGAGGCCGAGGGCAAGACATTCGAATTCGATCACGACGCCGTCGAGAGCGCGCGCGTGGTGCCGGACTGGGCAGCGCTTGGCTACGTGCCGCAGCCCAAGCCGGGTGGCAGGAAACCCGCAAAGAAGACCGGCGAATAA
- the nuoN gene encoding NADH-quinone oxidoreductase subunit NuoN — protein MPNLNDIMIMLPEFYLVAAACLLLLLDAWMKPEQRNILHWVSILVVLVGIYLVVAGQPDVAVTAFGGMFVRDAAAEILKVFALLCTALIFVFSRPYMQDRKLFQGEFYTLMIFATIGAMLLVSAGNLVMVYLGLELLTLCSYGLVALNRDSRLSSEAAIKYFVLGALSSGMLLYGMSMVYGATGTLALVQLHGAVVQAGMSNLMVFGLIFMIVGISFKLGVAPFHMWIPDVYQGAPTSVTTFVASTSKIAAFGMAYRLLESGMGGLAGQWQLMLAVLAVVSLAIGNLVAIVQTNLKRLLAYSTISHMGFLLLGLVNAGPEGYAAAMFYAICYALMSTAAFGVILALARAGFECEEIDDFKGLNQRSPWMAFLMMLAMFSLAGVPPLFGFFAKLLVLQAAIDAGMLWLAIVGAVFAIIGLYYYLRVVKVMYFDKPAEGLEVRPQADGFLRTVLSLNALVLLALGLYWGPLLGWCRAAFAG, from the coding sequence ATGCCGAATCTCAACGACATCATGATCATGCTGCCGGAGTTCTATCTGGTGGCGGCGGCGTGCCTCCTGTTGCTGCTGGACGCCTGGATGAAGCCGGAGCAGCGCAACATCCTGCACTGGGTTTCGATCCTGGTGGTGCTGGTGGGCATCTACCTGGTGGTGGCCGGCCAGCCGGACGTCGCGGTGACCGCCTTCGGTGGCATGTTCGTCCGCGATGCGGCGGCGGAGATACTCAAGGTCTTCGCGTTGCTGTGTACCGCGCTGATCTTCGTGTTCTCGCGCCCGTACATGCAGGACCGCAAGCTGTTCCAGGGCGAGTTCTACACGCTGATGATCTTCGCCACCATCGGCGCCATGCTGCTGGTTTCGGCCGGCAACCTGGTGATGGTCTACCTGGGGCTGGAGTTGCTCACGCTGTGCTCATACGGCCTGGTCGCATTGAACCGCGACTCGCGACTCTCCTCCGAGGCGGCGATCAAGTACTTCGTGCTGGGCGCGCTGTCATCGGGCATGCTGCTGTACGGCATGTCGATGGTCTACGGCGCCACCGGTACGCTGGCGCTGGTGCAGCTGCACGGCGCGGTGGTGCAGGCGGGCATGTCCAACCTGATGGTGTTCGGCCTGATCTTCATGATCGTGGGCATCAGCTTCAAGCTGGGCGTGGCGCCGTTCCACATGTGGATCCCGGACGTCTACCAGGGGGCGCCCACCTCGGTGACCACCTTCGTCGCCTCGACTTCCAAGATCGCCGCCTTCGGCATGGCCTACCGCCTGCTCGAGTCGGGCATGGGCGGGCTGGCGGGGCAGTGGCAACTGATGCTGGCCGTGCTGGCGGTGGTCTCGCTGGCAATCGGCAACCTGGTCGCCATCGTGCAGACCAACCTGAAGCGCCTGCTGGCCTACTCGACCATCTCGCACATGGGCTTCCTGCTGCTGGGCCTGGTCAATGCAGGTCCCGAGGGCTACGCGGCGGCGATGTTCTATGCCATCTGCTATGCGCTGATGAGCACCGCGGCCTTCGGCGTGATCCTGGCGCTCGCGCGCGCCGGCTTCGAGTGCGAGGAGATCGACGACTTCAAGGGCCTCAACCAGCGCTCGCCGTGGATGGCCTTCCTGATGATGCTGGCGATGTTCTCGCTGGCCGGCGTGCCGCCGCTGTTCGGCTTCTTCGCCAAGCTCCTGGTGCTGCAGGCGGCCATTGACGCCGGCATGCTGTGGCTTGCGATCGTGGGCGCGGTGTTCGCGATCATCGGCCTCTACTACTACCTGCGGGTGGTCAAGGTGATGTACTTCGACAAGCCCGCTGAAGGCTTGGAAGTGCGTCCGCAGGCGGATGGCTTCCTGCGCACCGTGCTCTCGCTCAATGCGCTGGTACTCTTGGCACTGGGCCTTTACTGGGGTCCGCTGCTGGGCTGGTGCCGCGCCGCGTTCGCGGGCTGA
- a CDS encoding NADH-quinone oxidoreductase subunit M: MFNHLLSLLIWLPIVGAIPVLLAGSGRPGLARWISLLVAVLTFVASLFLLPAYNAADGAMQLTESHVWIASLGVHYGLAVDGISVALILLTTFVTILVIMGAWEVIQDKPHQYMAAMLVLEGLMIGVFCATDALLFYVFFEAMLIPMFILIGIWGGPRRVYATLKFFIYTFLGSIFMLIGLIYLYLKAGTFDLHALAMLPLTMKEQTWLFFAFLIAFAVKVPMVPVHTWLPDAHVEAPTGGSVVLAAVMLKIGGYGFLRFSLPIVPDASEHFAWLIIVLSLIAVVYIGYVALVQDDMKKLVAYSSVAHMGFVTLGIFIAFMLVRDANNLDAAKLGMQGAMVQMISHGFVSGAMFSCIGVMYDRLHTRQIKDYGGLINVMPWFGFFYVLFAMANSGLPGTSGFVGEFMVVLASFSANPWIALFAAFTLIIGAAYTLWMVKRVLWGDITNPHVREMKEINGRETFVLGAFALAVLALGIWPQPLVHLMDASVSQLVQQLAVHKI; encoded by the coding sequence ATGTTCAATCACTTGCTCAGCCTGCTGATCTGGCTTCCCATCGTCGGCGCGATTCCGGTGCTGCTGGCCGGCTCCGGCCGACCGGGCCTGGCCCGCTGGATCTCGCTGCTGGTGGCGGTGCTGACCTTCGTGGCCAGCCTGTTCCTGCTGCCGGCCTACAACGCCGCCGACGGCGCCATGCAACTGACCGAGAGCCACGTCTGGATCGCCTCGCTCGGCGTGCACTACGGCCTGGCCGTGGACGGCATCTCGGTTGCGCTGATCCTGCTCACCACTTTCGTCACGATCCTGGTGATCATGGGCGCCTGGGAGGTGATCCAGGACAAGCCGCACCAGTACATGGCCGCCATGCTGGTGCTCGAGGGCCTGATGATCGGCGTGTTCTGCGCCACCGACGCCTTGCTGTTCTACGTGTTCTTCGAGGCGATGCTGATCCCGATGTTCATCCTGATCGGCATCTGGGGTGGCCCGCGGCGCGTCTACGCCACCTTGAAGTTCTTCATCTACACGTTCCTCGGTTCGATCTTCATGCTGATCGGGCTGATCTACCTGTACCTCAAGGCCGGCACCTTCGACCTGCACGCGCTGGCGATGCTGCCGCTGACGATGAAGGAGCAGACCTGGCTGTTCTTCGCCTTCCTGATCGCGTTCGCGGTCAAGGTGCCGATGGTGCCGGTGCACACCTGGTTGCCGGATGCCCACGTGGAAGCGCCGACAGGCGGCTCGGTGGTGCTGGCGGCGGTGATGCTGAAGATCGGCGGATACGGTTTCCTGCGCTTCTCGCTGCCGATCGTGCCGGACGCGTCCGAGCACTTCGCCTGGCTGATCATCGTGCTCAGCCTGATCGCCGTGGTCTATATCGGTTATGTCGCGCTCGTGCAGGACGACATGAAGAAGCTGGTGGCGTACTCGTCCGTCGCGCACATGGGCTTCGTCACCTTGGGCATCTTCATCGCCTTCATGCTGGTGCGCGATGCCAACAACCTTGATGCGGCCAAGCTCGGCATGCAGGGCGCGATGGTGCAGATGATCTCGCACGGCTTCGTCTCGGGCGCGATGTTCTCCTGCATCGGCGTGATGTACGACCGGCTGCACACGCGCCAGATCAAGGACTACGGCGGCCTGATCAACGTCATGCCGTGGTTCGGGTTCTTCTATGTGCTGTTCGCCATGGCCAACTCCGGCCTCCCGGGCACCAGCGGCTTCGTCGGCGAGTTCATGGTGGTGCTGGCCAGCTTCAGCGCCAACCCGTGGATCGCGCTGTTCGCCGCCTTCACCCTGATCATCGGCGCGGCCTACACGCTGTGGATGGTCAAGCGCGTGCTGTGGGGCGACATCACCAACCCGCACGTGCGCGAGATGAAGGAAATCAACGGGCGCGAGACGTTCGTACTGGGTGCCTTCGCCCTCGCCGTGCTGGCACTTGGCATCTGGCCGCAGCCGCTGGTCCACCTGATGGATGCGTCGGTGTCCCAGCTGGTGCAGCAGCTCGCCGTTCACAAGATCTAA